A section of the Streptomyces sp. V3I8 genome encodes:
- a CDS encoding 4-(cytidine 5'-diphospho)-2-C-methyl-D-erythritol kinase, with amino-acid sequence MSGTAGGTAGGTAGVTVRVPAKVNVQLAVGGARPDGFHDLANVFLAVGLYDEVTVTPADALRVTCEGPDAAQVPLDRTNLAARAVEKLAERYGRAADVHIHITKDIPVAGGMAGGSADGAGALVACDALWGTGAPRDELLEICAELGSDVPFSLVGGAALGTGRGEKLRVLPVGGSFHWVFAVADGGLSTPAVYGEFDRLNAGKRVPEPVASPVLLDALASGDVPALAAALSNDLQAAALSLRPSLAATLAAGADAGALAPLVSGSGPTTAFLVRDAAAAVRVADALLASGTCRAARVAAGPVPGAVVL; translated from the coding sequence GTGAGCGGGACGGCGGGCGGGACGGCCGGTGGGACCGCGGGCGTGACGGTACGGGTTCCCGCCAAGGTCAACGTCCAGCTGGCGGTGGGCGGTGCGCGGCCCGACGGGTTCCACGACCTCGCCAACGTGTTCCTCGCGGTCGGACTGTACGACGAGGTGACGGTGACCCCCGCCGACGCCCTCCGGGTGACGTGCGAGGGCCCCGACGCGGCCCAGGTTCCCCTGGACCGTACGAACCTGGCGGCCAGGGCCGTGGAGAAGCTCGCCGAGCGGTACGGGCGGGCCGCCGACGTGCACATCCACATCACCAAGGACATCCCCGTGGCCGGGGGCATGGCGGGCGGCTCCGCCGACGGGGCGGGCGCGCTGGTCGCCTGTGACGCGCTCTGGGGCACGGGTGCCCCGCGGGACGAACTCCTGGAGATCTGCGCCGAGCTGGGCAGCGACGTGCCGTTCAGCCTGGTGGGCGGGGCGGCGCTCGGGACCGGGCGGGGGGAGAAACTCCGGGTCCTGCCGGTCGGGGGGAGCTTCCACTGGGTGTTCGCCGTCGCCGACGGCGGGTTGTCGACGCCGGCGGTGTACGGGGAGTTCGACCGGCTCAACGCGGGGAAGCGGGTGCCGGAACCGGTGGCTTCGCCCGTGCTGCTCGACGCGTTGGCGTCGGGTGACGTCCCGGCGCTGGCCGCGGCGCTCTCCAACGACCTCCAGGCCGCCGCGTTGTCGTTGCGGCCCTCGCTCGCCGCGACGCTGGCCGCCGGGGCCGACGCCGGGGCACTGGCCCCGCTGGTCTCCGGGTCCGGGCCGACCACGGCGTTCCTCGTGCGGGACGCGGCGGCCGCCGTGCGGGTCGCCGACGCGCTGCTGGCGTCCGGGACCTGTCGCGCCGCGCGCGTGGCGGCCGGGCCGGTGCCCGGGGCTGTCGTGCTGTGA
- a CDS encoding ABC-F family ATP-binding cassette domain-containing protein produces MAVNLVNVEAVSKVYGTRALLDGVSLGVSEGDRIGVVGRNGDGKTTLIRMLAKLEEADTGRVTHSGGLHVGVLTQHDSLDPAATVRHEVIRDMADHEWAGNAKVRDVLTGLFGGLDLPGFPQGLDTVIGPLSGGERRRIALAKLLIEEQDLIVLDEPTNHLDVEGIAWLARHLRERRSALVCVTHDRWFLDQVCTRMWDVQKGAVYEYEGGYTDYVFARAERERIAATEEVKRQNLVRKELAWLRRGAPARTSKPRFRVEAANELIADVPPPRDSSELMKFASSRLGRTVFDLEDVTVQAGPKVLLKHLTWQLGPGDRIGLVGVNGAGKTSLLRAMAEAARSEGEKQPAAGRVVTGRTVKLAYLSQEVAELDPDLRVLQAVQAVRDRVDLGKGREMTAGQLCETFGFNKEKQWTPVGDLSGGERRRLQILRLLMDEPNVLFLDEPTNDLDIETLTQLEDLLDGWPGSMIVISHDRFFIERTTDRVFALLGDATLRMLPRGIDEYLERRHAMEEAAAASAPSSVTEKSASSAAGSAKDSRVAKKELQKIERQLDKLSEKEGKLHTQIADNATDFGKVAKLDSELRELATEREELEMRWLELADDA; encoded by the coding sequence ATGGCCGTCAATCTGGTCAATGTCGAGGCAGTCAGCAAGGTGTACGGAACCCGTGCGCTGCTCGACGGAGTCTCCCTCGGCGTGTCCGAAGGGGACCGGATCGGGGTGGTCGGCCGCAACGGTGACGGCAAGACCACACTGATCCGGATGCTCGCCAAGCTGGAGGAGGCCGACACCGGGCGCGTCACGCACTCCGGCGGGCTGCACGTCGGGGTGCTCACCCAGCACGACTCCCTCGACCCCGCGGCCACCGTCCGGCACGAGGTCATCCGGGACATGGCCGACCACGAGTGGGCCGGCAACGCCAAGGTCAGGGACGTACTGACGGGCCTGTTCGGCGGGCTCGACCTGCCCGGCTTCCCGCAGGGCCTCGACACGGTGATCGGGCCGCTGTCCGGCGGTGAGCGGCGGCGCATCGCGCTGGCCAAACTGCTCATCGAGGAGCAGGACCTGATCGTCCTCGACGAGCCCACCAACCACCTGGACGTGGAAGGCATCGCCTGGCTCGCCCGGCACCTGCGTGAGCGCCGCTCGGCCCTCGTCTGCGTCACCCACGACCGGTGGTTCCTCGACCAGGTCTGCACCCGCATGTGGGACGTGCAGAAGGGTGCCGTGTACGAGTACGAGGGCGGCTACACCGACTACGTCTTCGCGCGCGCCGAGCGGGAGCGCATCGCCGCGACCGAGGAGGTCAAGCGGCAGAACCTGGTCCGCAAGGAGCTGGCCTGGCTGCGCCGCGGCGCCCCCGCCCGTACGTCCAAGCCGCGGTTCCGCGTCGAGGCCGCCAACGAGCTGATCGCGGACGTGCCGCCGCCCCGGGACAGCAGCGAACTGATGAAGTTCGCCTCGTCCCGGCTCGGCAGGACCGTCTTCGACCTGGAGGACGTCACCGTGCAGGCCGGGCCGAAGGTGCTCCTCAAGCACCTGACCTGGCAGCTCGGGCCGGGCGACCGGATCGGTCTGGTCGGGGTGAACGGCGCCGGCAAGACCTCCCTCCTGCGGGCCATGGCGGAGGCCGCCCGCTCCGAGGGCGAGAAGCAGCCCGCCGCGGGCCGGGTCGTCACCGGCCGGACCGTCAAGCTCGCCTACCTCTCCCAGGAGGTCGCCGAACTCGACCCGGACCTGCGGGTGCTGCAGGCCGTCCAGGCGGTCCGCGACCGCGTCGACCTCGGCAAGGGCCGCGAGATGACCGCCGGCCAGCTCTGCGAGACCTTCGGCTTCAACAAGGAGAAGCAGTGGACGCCCGTCGGCGACCTCTCCGGCGGTGAGCGGCGGCGGCTGCAGATCCTGCGGCTCCTGATGGACGAGCCGAACGTCCTCTTCCTCGACGAGCCGACGAACGACCTCGACATCGAGACCCTCACGCAACTCGAGGACCTCCTCGACGGCTGGCCGGGCTCCATGATCGTGATCTCCCACGACCGGTTCTTCATCGAGCGGACCACCGACCGGGTGTTCGCGCTCCTCGGCGACGCGACCCTGCGGATGCTGCCGCGCGGCATCGACGAGTACCTGGAGCGGCGGCACGCGATGGAGGAGGCCGCCGCGGCCTCGGCTCCGTCCTCGGTGACCGAAAAGAGCGCCTCCTCCGCCGCCGGCTCCGCCAAGGACAGCCGCGTCGCGAAGAAGGAACTGCAGAAGATCGAACGGCAGCTGGACAAGCTCTCCGAGAAGGAGGGCAAGCTGCACACGCAGATCGCCGATAACGCCACGGACTTCGGAAAAGTGGCGAAACTGGACAGTGAGCTGCGTGAACTGGCCACCGAGCGCGAGGAGTTGGAAATGCGCTGGCTGGAGCTCGCCGACGACGCGTGA
- a CDS encoding PQQ-binding-like beta-propeller repeat protein, which yields MTQPPEGPSQQDGSGAPQDKPPQQQGGFGPAQDPRGATPPPPAQPPAAPPPPHGAPQTPPPPQGVPGTPPPPAPGYGYPQQQPGPYGQPQQPGPYGGPGPYAQQPGPYAQPGPYGQQQPGPYGPQPGYGYPTQPQFPGGPGTPPGGGPRGPFRNKPLVITGAALAAVLVIVGTMWAVSGGDDGGQKKPVADGSQDPRPSGSDAPVNPGDGEGDGDAGTDDLNAGRQAGEAKVLWYKEAPDAPGSGADAPGMWITDEVAVKAAYKQVLAYDVEDGKVSWPALTFPQPICAASQQKTSDDKVFVAYKEGAKSGAECNQIVEIDLATGKKGWTKEIPKGDLFDSSLSLSLNVVGDTLLAGRSMSGVGYDTGSGDKLFDVKKYGDSCFPSAFAGGAKLLSVSGCGAGGDNEHDEVQELDPATGKARWTKKIPKGWRVERAYSVDPVVLYLTNADKKQWNVTTLKNDGTARSQLDVDESFAPDCGWAILTRDLLGCEGVAADANTLYLPTEAKSGANEVVAVSLETGKEKWRVKSPSDTSMMPLKMDGTDLVAYVKPSYDSGGRVVSVPTAGGSHTPKTLLRNPQGAAQVENGFFSKAVDYVDGRFYLSTTRLTGNDQSKEKLMLAYGK from the coding sequence ATGACTCAGCCGCCCGAGGGACCGTCGCAGCAGGACGGGTCCGGAGCGCCGCAGGACAAGCCGCCGCAGCAGCAGGGCGGCTTCGGCCCTGCGCAGGACCCGCGCGGAGCCACGCCCCCGCCGCCCGCCCAGCCGCCGGCGGCCCCGCCGCCCCCGCACGGCGCACCGCAGACCCCGCCGCCCCCGCAGGGCGTTCCGGGCACCCCGCCGCCGCCCGCCCCCGGTTACGGCTACCCGCAGCAGCAGCCCGGTCCGTACGGGCAGCCGCAGCAGCCCGGTCCCTACGGTGGGCCGGGTCCGTACGCCCAGCAGCCGGGACCGTACGCCCAGCCCGGTCCGTACGGGCAGCAGCAGCCGGGCCCCTACGGGCCGCAGCCCGGATACGGGTATCCGACGCAGCCGCAGTTCCCGGGCGGCCCCGGCACCCCGCCGGGCGGTGGCCCGCGCGGCCCCTTCAGGAACAAGCCCCTGGTGATCACCGGTGCGGCGCTGGCCGCGGTGCTCGTCATCGTCGGCACCATGTGGGCCGTGTCCGGCGGTGACGACGGGGGCCAGAAGAAGCCCGTCGCCGACGGCAGTCAGGACCCCAGGCCCTCCGGTTCCGACGCCCCGGTCAACCCCGGTGACGGCGAGGGCGACGGCGACGCCGGCACCGACGACCTCAACGCGGGCCGCCAGGCGGGCGAGGCGAAGGTGCTCTGGTACAAGGAGGCGCCCGACGCGCCCGGTTCCGGCGCCGACGCCCCCGGTATGTGGATCACGGACGAGGTCGCCGTGAAGGCCGCCTACAAGCAGGTCCTCGCCTACGACGTCGAGGACGGGAAGGTCAGCTGGCCCGCGCTCACCTTCCCGCAGCCGATCTGCGCCGCGTCGCAGCAGAAGACGTCCGACGACAAGGTCTTCGTGGCGTACAAGGAAGGCGCCAAGAGCGGCGCCGAGTGCAACCAGATCGTCGAGATCGACCTCGCCACCGGCAAGAAGGGCTGGACGAAGGAGATCCCGAAGGGCGACCTGTTCGACAGCTCCCTCTCCCTGAGCCTGAACGTCGTCGGGGACACGCTGCTGGCCGGCCGTTCCATGTCCGGCGTCGGCTACGACACGGGCAGCGGCGACAAGCTCTTCGACGTGAAGAAGTACGGCGACTCCTGCTTCCCTTCGGCGTTCGCGGGCGGTGCCAAGCTGCTCTCCGTCTCGGGCTGCGGCGCAGGCGGCGACAACGAGCACGACGAGGTGCAGGAGCTCGACCCGGCGACCGGCAAGGCCCGGTGGACGAAGAAGATCCCCAAGGGCTGGCGCGTGGAGCGCGCGTACTCCGTCGACCCCGTCGTCCTCTACCTCACCAACGCGGACAAGAAGCAGTGGAACGTCACCACGCTGAAGAACGACGGCACGGCCCGTTCGCAGCTCGACGTCGACGAGTCGTTCGCGCCGGACTGCGGCTGGGCGATCCTCACGCGTGACCTGCTGGGCTGCGAGGGCGTGGCCGCCGACGCCAACACCCTCTACCTGCCGACCGAGGCGAAGAGCGGCGCCAACGAGGTCGTCGCCGTCAGCCTGGAGACCGGCAAGGAGAAGTGGCGTGTCAAGTCCCCGTCGGACACGTCGATGATGCCGCTCAAGATGGACGGCACGGACCTCGTCGCGTACGTGAAGCCCTCGTACGACTCGGGCGGCCGGGTCGTCTCGGTCCCGACCGCCGGCGGCTCGCACACGCCGAAGACGCTGCTGCGGAACCCGCAGGGCGCGGCGCAGGTGGAGAACGGTTTCTTCTCGAAGGCCGTCGACTACGTGGACGGGCGCTTCTACCTCTCCACCACCCGGCTGACCGGCAACGACCAGTCCAAGGAGAAGCTGATGCTGGCCTACGGCAAGTGA
- a CDS encoding PQQ-binding-like beta-propeller repeat protein: protein MSQPPPPPPNQPPQGGGFGPPQDPPPGGFGPPTPPAGPPAGPPQQPQPQQQPGYGYPQAPQTPPPAGQPAAPQGPPPQGPPQQPYGYPQAPGAPQGAPQPPTVPGYGYPGQQPPQGYGYPGQQAPYGYPQPHTMPMQPQAPQGGRRTNSQVAIIVAAVAAIALIVGAGVLYANSSGKDDGKDTSAGSGGTGGKDGKDGGGDAGTGGGSEKVPSSTSAKVLFQLPAPEVPKKEVWSVEGSWLTDEVYAKAGVRKIVGYDPDTGKKSWTLPLKGLTCAGSPEVTKDGVAVVVAEEAARTKADPYQQCTEVTAFDVNTGKALWTKSVAPGGGEKAAFKEVSITGTTVAAGSGLDGGAAFDISDGKVLWQPKVGTCEDVGYAGGEQLVAVRKCGDYGNEKYEVQLLDPKSGTVKWSYKLPSGIDNAKVISTKPVVFGVDSGEITASGATDVFSLDESGKLRTKITLEDGKYEHDCGVNKVHDCAAIAVGNDKLYVPTKQHEGAEQYSRVNEIVSFSLASGKSTSDRADAGDGYEIWPVRMDGTNIIAYKNGPYDKGSQVVSIDGGTFKETKLLETPATDQVRSAISGMVPKSSEMLYGAGRLFMAEDLISAPYSKDEKDYTAIGFGAR, encoded by the coding sequence ATGAGCCAGCCGCCGCCCCCGCCGCCCAACCAGCCGCCCCAGGGCGGCGGTTTCGGCCCGCCGCAGGACCCGCCGCCCGGCGGTTTCGGCCCGCCCACGCCGCCCGCCGGCCCGCCCGCCGGACCCCCGCAGCAGCCGCAGCCGCAGCAGCAGCCGGGCTACGGCTACCCGCAGGCCCCCCAGACCCCGCCCCCGGCCGGACAGCCCGCCGCGCCGCAGGGCCCCCCGCCGCAGGGCCCGCCGCAGCAGCCGTACGGGTACCCGCAGGCTCCCGGCGCCCCCCAGGGGGCCCCGCAGCCGCCGACCGTGCCCGGGTACGGCTATCCGGGCCAGCAGCCGCCGCAGGGCTACGGCTACCCGGGGCAGCAGGCTCCGTACGGCTATCCGCAGCCGCACACCATGCCGATGCAGCCGCAGGCCCCGCAGGGCGGGCGCAGGACGAACAGCCAGGTGGCGATCATCGTCGCGGCCGTGGCGGCCATCGCGCTGATCGTCGGCGCCGGCGTCCTGTACGCGAACTCCTCCGGCAAGGACGACGGCAAGGACACCTCCGCGGGCTCCGGCGGCACCGGGGGCAAGGACGGCAAGGACGGCGGAGGCGACGCCGGCACGGGCGGCGGCTCGGAGAAGGTGCCGTCCAGCACCAGCGCGAAGGTCCTCTTCCAGCTGCCCGCGCCCGAGGTCCCCAAGAAGGAGGTCTGGAGCGTGGAGGGCTCCTGGCTGACGGACGAGGTGTACGCGAAGGCGGGCGTCCGCAAGATCGTCGGGTACGACCCGGACACCGGCAAGAAGTCCTGGACCCTGCCGCTGAAGGGCCTGACCTGCGCCGGTTCGCCGGAGGTCACCAAGGACGGGGTCGCCGTGGTGGTCGCGGAGGAGGCCGCGCGCACCAAGGCCGACCCGTACCAGCAGTGCACCGAGGTCACCGCGTTCGACGTGAACACGGGCAAGGCGCTGTGGACGAAGTCGGTCGCCCCGGGCGGCGGTGAGAAGGCCGCCTTCAAGGAGGTCAGCATCACCGGCACCACGGTCGCGGCGGGCTCCGGCCTCGACGGCGGCGCGGCCTTCGACATCAGCGACGGCAAGGTCCTGTGGCAGCCGAAGGTCGGCACCTGCGAGGACGTCGGCTATGCGGGCGGCGAGCAGCTCGTCGCGGTCCGCAAGTGCGGCGACTACGGCAACGAGAAGTACGAGGTCCAGCTGCTCGACCCGAAGTCGGGCACCGTCAAGTGGAGCTACAAGCTCCCCTCGGGCATCGACAACGCCAAGGTCATCTCCACCAAGCCGGTCGTCTTCGGCGTGGACTCCGGGGAGATCACCGCGTCCGGCGCGACCGACGTCTTCTCGCTGGACGAGAGCGGCAAGCTGCGTACGAAGATCACGCTCGAGGACGGCAAGTACGAGCACGACTGCGGTGTGAACAAGGTCCACGACTGCGCGGCGATCGCGGTCGGCAACGACAAGCTGTACGTGCCCACCAAGCAGCACGAGGGCGCCGAGCAGTACAGCCGGGTCAACGAGATCGTGTCCTTCTCGCTGGCCTCGGGCAAGTCCACGAGCGACCGTGCCGACGCCGGCGACGGCTACGAGATCTGGCCGGTCCGGATGGACGGCACCAACATCATCGCGTACAAGAACGGCCCCTACGACAAGGGTTCGCAGGTCGTCTCCATCGACGGGGGGACCTTCAAGGAGACCAAGCTCCTGGAGACCCCGGCCACCGACCAGGTCCGCAGCGCGATCAGCGGGATGGTCCCCAAGTCGTCGGAGATGCTGTACGGCGCCGGCCGGCTCTTCATGGCCGAGGACCTGATCAGCGCGCCCTACTCGAAGGACGAGAAGGACTACACGGCGATCGGCTTCGGCGCCCGGTAG